A DNA window from Stutzerimonas stutzeri contains the following coding sequences:
- the kdpC gene encoding potassium-transporting ATPase subunit KdpC, translating into MLKQIRPAFVLLVLMTLITGVAYPLLVTAVAQLAFAEQANGSLVRDASGQVRGSSLLAQRFEGAQWFHPRPSAGDYETVASAASNLAPSNPELAAQVRARVIEWAGSPTAPVPMELVTTSASGLDPHLTLAAARFQASRVAAARGIQPERLNHLLLEHLEAPLVGPAVVNVLALNLALADNRLPAPSE; encoded by the coding sequence ATGCTCAAACAAATTCGTCCGGCGTTTGTCCTGCTGGTCCTGATGACCCTGATCACCGGGGTGGCTTATCCGCTGCTGGTGACGGCTGTGGCGCAGCTGGCGTTTGCCGAACAGGCCAACGGCAGCCTGGTTCGTGATGCCAGCGGGCAAGTACGTGGCAGCAGCCTATTGGCCCAGCGTTTCGAAGGCGCGCAGTGGTTCCATCCGCGCCCCTCGGCGGGCGACTACGAGACGGTGGCTAGCGCCGCCAGCAACCTGGCACCAAGCAACCCGGAACTGGCTGCCCAGGTCCGTGCGCGGGTGATCGAATGGGCTGGCAGCCCTACGGCGCCGGTGCCCATGGAGTTGGTGACGACTTCGGCCAGCGGGCTGGATCCGCACCTGACGCTGGCTGCGGCTCGCTTTCAGGCGTCACGGGTGGCGGCCGCTCGGGGCATCCAGCCTGAGCGCCTGAACCATTTGCTGCTGGAACACCTGGAAGCCCCTCTGGTGGGACCCGCCGTGGTAAACGTGCTGGCTCTGAATCTTGCATTGGCTGACAATCGTCTGCCTGCCCCCAGCGAGTGA
- a CDS encoding endonuclease/exonuclease/phosphatase family protein yields MIEGILLVATGFFVLVTLLPLWRSPAWWVRVWEFPRLQLGTLLAALLIALGMLLDYNEPWHALATAAVGASLVYQLWWIAPYTRLWHNEVLRAAPDAPGPRIRVMAANVLGPNRASDRLLALVREYRPDVLVTLETDQWWEAQLEQLAEDYPHSIRCPQDNLYGMHVYSRLPLEEPELCFLVEDDVPSMHARVRVNDALSVRMHFLHPAPPSPTENEESTERDVELLVIARSVQGNDDPIIVTGDLNDVAWAPTTRLFRKISGLLDPRVGRGMYNTFHAHHWFLRWPLDHFFHSAHFRFIRLLRLPDIGSDHFPVFIELQYDPKHTEQQHGLEAERDDQQQAEETINEAPVTPSDVPQPDAEPQR; encoded by the coding sequence ATGATCGAAGGGATTTTGCTGGTCGCAACCGGCTTTTTCGTGCTCGTCACGCTACTGCCGCTCTGGCGATCGCCAGCGTGGTGGGTGCGCGTATGGGAATTTCCACGCCTGCAGCTCGGCACACTGCTGGCAGCACTGCTTATCGCGCTGGGCATGCTGCTCGACTACAACGAACCCTGGCACGCTCTTGCGACCGCGGCGGTCGGTGCAAGCCTGGTGTATCAGCTCTGGTGGATCGCACCCTACACGCGCCTCTGGCACAACGAGGTGCTGCGCGCCGCGCCCGATGCACCGGGCCCGCGTATACGGGTGATGGCCGCCAACGTCCTGGGGCCGAACAGAGCGTCCGACCGTCTGCTGGCGCTGGTCCGCGAATACCGCCCCGATGTACTGGTGACGCTCGAGACCGACCAATGGTGGGAAGCGCAGCTAGAACAGTTAGCCGAGGACTATCCACACAGCATCCGTTGCCCGCAAGACAACCTCTACGGCATGCACGTCTATTCGCGTCTGCCATTGGAGGAGCCGGAGCTGTGTTTTCTGGTCGAGGACGATGTGCCGTCGATGCACGCCCGGGTACGAGTCAACGACGCCCTTTCGGTGCGCATGCATTTCCTGCACCCCGCACCGCCCAGCCCGACCGAGAACGAAGAATCCACTGAGCGGGATGTCGAGCTGCTGGTGATCGCCCGCAGCGTACAAGGCAATGATGATCCGATCATTGTCACCGGAGACCTCAATGACGTGGCCTGGGCACCGACCACCCGGCTGTTTCGCAAGATCAGTGGCCTGCTCGATCCGCGTGTCGGCCGCGGCATGTACAACACCTTCCATGCCCATCACTGGTTCCTGCGCTGGCCGCTGGATCACTTCTTTCACAGCGCGCATTTTCGCTTCATCCGCCTGCTGCGCCTGCCGGATATCGGTTCCGACCACTTCCCGGTATTCATCGAACTGCAGTACGACCCCAAGCACACTGAGCAACAACACGGCCTCGAAGCAGAGCGCGATGACCAGCAACAGGCCGAGGAAACCATCAACGAAGCGCCCGTCACCCCGAGCGACGTGCCGCAACCAGATGCCGAACCGCAGCGCTGA
- the glgP gene encoding alpha-glucan family phosphorylase, with protein sequence MTPAFERPAITPETLRRLAFDQSIRWTSQNDDLWQLIDNDLWKLTRNPSLILSTVPEQTLEALLRRADCHRLVAGMVQAQQARLQQPTWFARQNFGDKLARVAYFSMEYMLSEALPIYSGGLGNVAGDQLKAASDLGVPVTAVGMLWQHGYFRQSIGPDGRQQALYPVNDTRQMPIEPLLDASGTPLRLAIQLPGLQIWLRGWQATVGLNRLLLLDTNDPANPPIARLITSELYGGDNEMRLRQELVLGIGGWRLLEAAGLRADVLHLNDGHAAFAVLERARSHMARERVTFEVALNATRAGNLFTTHTPVEAGFDRFPPELVSKYLERYAEYELGIPLQSMLAMGRKHAQDAAEPFNMAYLATRGAGAVNAVSQLHGRTSRYIFRELYPRWPIESVPVGHVTNGIHLPAWVSPNAEAHWYELHGDDIPWRGTDQASVDELLARVDDRWLWQIRQHARSELLGFVRSHLARSLAVHGASPTEIEVAGSRLHPERLTLGFARRFATYKRPNLLLQDPERLARILCHPDHPVQLLVAGKAHPADRAGQALLTEWQQFADRPDVAGQVVFLEDYDMRIARHMVQGVDVWLNTPRRPWEASGTSGMKVLANGGLNLSQLDGWWAEAYVADLGWAVGDGLEHEPEHDAVDAEQLYRLLEEQVVPCFYKRDEQDIPTAWVKRMRRSMSELVEQFSADRTVREYTERYYLPLSTAYRQRCADGSALATTLAQQVTWLQGHWHELDFVDVQWLRDGDQYRIKARLHVGNIEPAQIRVELFRQKPDGEGADIHSLRLTRHDGAFAIFQGQLPAGSPQGDYTARVIPSTELGIAIPLELGLISWQR encoded by the coding sequence TTGACTCCTGCATTCGAACGCCCCGCCATCACCCCCGAAACCTTACGCCGGCTTGCCTTCGACCAGTCGATTCGCTGGACGAGCCAGAACGATGACCTCTGGCAGCTGATCGACAACGATCTGTGGAAGCTCACCCGTAACCCCAGCCTGATCCTCAGCACCGTGCCCGAGCAGACGCTTGAGGCGCTGTTGCGCCGTGCCGACTGTCATCGTCTGGTGGCAGGTATGGTTCAGGCTCAGCAGGCCCGGCTGCAGCAGCCGACCTGGTTCGCCAGGCAGAATTTCGGCGACAAGCTCGCGCGCGTCGCCTACTTCTCCATGGAGTACATGCTCAGCGAGGCGTTGCCGATTTATTCCGGTGGGCTCGGCAACGTAGCTGGCGATCAGCTCAAGGCAGCCAGCGATCTCGGTGTTCCGGTCACGGCGGTGGGCATGCTCTGGCAGCACGGCTACTTCCGCCAAAGCATCGGCCCGGATGGCCGCCAGCAGGCGTTGTATCCGGTCAATGACACCCGGCAGATGCCCATCGAGCCACTGCTGGATGCAAGCGGCACACCGCTGCGGCTGGCCATTCAGCTTCCCGGTCTGCAGATATGGTTACGCGGCTGGCAGGCCACGGTTGGCCTGAACCGCCTGCTGTTGCTGGACACCAATGATCCGGCGAACCCACCCATTGCGCGATTGATTACCAGCGAGCTCTATGGCGGCGACAACGAGATGCGGCTGCGCCAGGAGCTGGTGCTCGGCATCGGCGGCTGGCGCCTGCTGGAAGCTGCCGGACTGCGGGCCGATGTGCTGCATCTGAATGATGGTCATGCCGCCTTTGCCGTGCTTGAGCGCGCGCGCAGTCACATGGCCAGGGAACGCGTCACCTTCGAGGTCGCCCTTAACGCAACGCGGGCCGGCAACCTGTTCACCACCCATACACCGGTCGAAGCCGGTTTCGATCGTTTCCCGCCTGAGCTGGTAAGCAAGTACCTGGAACGCTATGCCGAGTACGAGCTGGGCATTCCTTTGCAGAGCATGCTGGCGATGGGCCGCAAGCATGCGCAAGACGCGGCAGAGCCGTTCAACATGGCCTACCTGGCTACGCGAGGCGCCGGCGCGGTAAACGCCGTCAGCCAGCTGCATGGCCGTACCAGCCGCTACATCTTCCGTGAGCTTTATCCGCGCTGGCCGATCGAGTCGGTGCCCGTTGGCCATGTCACCAACGGCATCCATTTGCCAGCCTGGGTTTCGCCGAATGCCGAAGCCCACTGGTATGAATTGCATGGCGACGATATACCCTGGCGCGGAACCGATCAGGCATCGGTAGACGAACTGCTGGCACGGGTGGATGACCGCTGGCTATGGCAGATCCGTCAGCATGCACGTAGCGAACTGCTCGGTTTCGTCCGCAGCCACCTGGCTCGAAGTCTTGCCGTTCATGGCGCCTCGCCAACAGAAATCGAGGTCGCTGGATCGCGCCTGCATCCCGAGCGCCTGACTCTGGGTTTCGCCCGGCGCTTCGCCACCTACAAGCGTCCCAACCTGCTGTTGCAGGATCCTGAGCGGCTCGCACGCATCCTCTGTCACCCCGACCACCCGGTGCAGCTGCTGGTGGCTGGCAAGGCGCACCCGGCCGATCGCGCCGGCCAGGCCTTGCTCACCGAATGGCAGCAGTTCGCCGACCGCCCCGATGTCGCCGGCCAAGTGGTATTTCTCGAGGATTACGACATGCGCATCGCCCGGCACATGGTGCAAGGCGTCGATGTCTGGCTGAACACGCCTCGTCGCCCATGGGAAGCCAGCGGCACCAGCGGCATGAAGGTCCTGGCCAACGGCGGGCTGAACCTGTCGCAACTCGACGGCTGGTGGGCCGAAGCCTATGTCGCCGACCTCGGCTGGGCGGTCGGAGACGGCCTGGAGCACGAACCCGAACATGATGCCGTGGACGCCGAACAGCTCTATCGGCTGCTCGAAGAGCAGGTAGTGCCCTGCTTCTACAAGCGCGATGAGCAGGACATTCCGACCGCTTGGGTGAAACGCATGCGCCGTAGCATGAGCGAACTGGTGGAGCAGTTCTCCGCCGATCGCACAGTGCGCGAATACACCGAGCGTTATTACCTGCCGCTCTCAACTGCCTACCGGCAACGCTGTGCGGATGGCTCGGCTCTGGCCACCACACTGGCGCAGCAGGTCACCTGGCTGCAGGGCCACTGGCACGAACTCGACTTCGTCGATGTGCAGTGGCTACGTGACGGTGATCAGTACCGCATCAAGGCCCGCCTGCATGTCGGGAACATCGAACCGGCACAGATCAGGGTCGAACTCTTCAGGCAAAAGCCAGATGGCGAAGGCGCCGACATTCATTCACTGCGGCTCACGCGCCATGACGGCGCATTCGCCATCTTCCAAGGCCAGCTGCCAGCAGGTAGCCCTCAAGGCGACTACACCGCCCGCGTCATACCCAGCACGGAGTTGGGTATTGCCATCCCGCTGGAGCTGGGGTTGATTAGCTGGCAGCGATGA
- a CDS encoding response regulator yields the protein MNCESASVLIIDDEPQIRKFLRISLGSQGYRVVEGADGRDGLTRAALEQPDLVVLDLGLPDMDGQAVLSELRGWSQVPVIVLSVRSSESEKVKALDAGANDYVTKPFGIQEFLARVRALLRQSRQPAGAAAQVMAGPLCIDFAFRRVSLDEQAVSLTRKEYAVLAELARHAGRVVTQQHLLSEIWGPSHRGDSHYLRVVIGHLRRKLDDDPTAPRFIVTEAGVGYRLISDA from the coding sequence GTGAATTGCGAATCGGCAAGTGTTCTGATCATCGACGATGAGCCGCAAATCCGGAAATTTCTACGCATCAGCCTCGGTTCGCAAGGTTATCGGGTCGTCGAAGGTGCCGATGGCCGCGATGGCTTGACCCGCGCGGCGCTGGAACAACCTGATCTGGTGGTGCTGGACCTGGGGCTGCCGGATATGGACGGCCAGGCCGTCCTGAGTGAGCTGCGTGGCTGGAGCCAGGTGCCGGTGATCGTGTTGTCGGTACGCTCCAGCGAGTCGGAAAAGGTTAAGGCCCTTGACGCTGGCGCCAACGACTACGTGACCAAGCCTTTCGGTATCCAGGAATTTCTCGCCCGGGTGCGTGCGCTGCTGCGCCAGTCTCGACAGCCCGCGGGTGCCGCAGCGCAAGTCATGGCCGGACCTCTGTGCATCGACTTCGCGTTCAGGCGTGTCAGTCTGGACGAGCAGGCCGTGAGCCTGACGCGCAAGGAATACGCGGTGCTCGCGGAACTGGCTCGTCATGCCGGCCGAGTGGTTACCCAGCAGCATCTACTGAGCGAAATATGGGGGCCGAGCCATCGCGGCGACAGCCACTATCTGCGCGTGGTCATCGGCCACCTGCGGCGCAAGCTAGACGACGATCCGACCGCACCCCGCTTCATCGTGACCGAGGCCGGGGTTGGCTATCGCCTGATCTCGGACGCCTGA
- a CDS encoding sensor histidine kinase, which yields MSDALRADALLDDVPREGRGRLKVFLGSAPGVGKTYAMLQAAQRQKRLGCDLRVGVVETHGRAETEAMLVGLPEQPLIRSEYRGITLVEMDLDGLLAVRPRVVLVDELAHSNAPGSRHSKRWQDVLELLEAGIDIYTTVNVQHLESLNDQVRAITGIQVRETVPDWILQEADDILLIDLPPRELLERLREGKVYVPEQARAAIDAFFTQTNLTALRELAMQTAAARVDAELNRRYRLQGQSAPAVRGRLLVGICGNDAAEGLVRHAARVAERRHLPWSAVHVNTGANRGEAELGHLQAAQQLAERLGGEVVELRGERVARTLIDHAYERRATLVLVGRCDQARRGLKRLFTRSVAEQLIAAGQGLEVSILDQRRERAPSRTGDQTRQPLDWRTYLLALLATLVATGAALVLSRYLALPNISLVFLAAVLVVAVRSSLGPALACAGLSFLFYDFLFIPPTFTFIVARQEDVLTLLFFLLMAVLTGNLASRQRRQLQSLRQAQAQTTALLDLSRRLSAATDVQAVCAVAVHQLQLLPDIEAVVATRTKKAEWSFKGGPLPALSDQALAAAEWAWKHGQPAGQGTDTLPGGQWWWLPLSGDGQSLGLLGIQALAATQLPPPKRRLITALAQPLAQALGRATLAHELEAARLHGQTEELRSALLASVSHDLRTPLTAMRGSIDCLASLGQGMSEADRQDLLETTRDEAERLDRYIQNLLDMTRLGHGGLKLIRDWVTPADIVASALQRLHRVLAEFKIELNVPNRLPLLYVHAALIEQALVNVLENAARFSSPGGCLQVAITVDAKALRFVVSDEGPGIPEAEREKIFDMFYTAARGDRGGPGTGLGLAICQGMIGAHGGRVSVDDGLNGKGASVILELPLSPQPEMEEGLS from the coding sequence ATGAGCGATGCCCTGCGCGCGGATGCGCTGCTCGACGATGTGCCTAGGGAAGGCCGTGGGCGTCTCAAGGTTTTCCTCGGATCGGCGCCCGGGGTCGGTAAGACCTACGCGATGCTGCAGGCCGCACAGCGCCAAAAACGACTCGGGTGCGACCTGCGTGTAGGTGTGGTCGAAACCCACGGCAGGGCTGAAACCGAAGCGATGCTCGTTGGCCTGCCCGAGCAGCCGTTGATCCGCAGCGAGTATCGCGGCATCACCCTGGTCGAGATGGACCTTGATGGCCTGCTGGCGGTGCGGCCGCGTGTAGTGCTGGTGGATGAGCTGGCACATAGCAACGCCCCCGGCAGCCGCCACAGCAAACGTTGGCAGGATGTGCTGGAACTGCTCGAAGCAGGCATCGACATCTATACGACGGTCAATGTCCAGCATCTGGAAAGCCTGAACGATCAGGTCCGTGCGATCACCGGAATACAGGTCCGGGAAACCGTACCGGACTGGATTCTGCAGGAAGCGGACGACATCCTGCTGATCGATCTGCCGCCTCGCGAGCTGCTGGAACGCTTGCGAGAAGGCAAGGTTTACGTTCCGGAACAGGCTAGGGCGGCCATTGATGCGTTCTTCACGCAAACCAACCTGACTGCCTTGCGTGAGCTGGCAATGCAAACCGCCGCTGCGCGGGTTGATGCTGAACTGAATCGGCGTTACCGCTTGCAGGGGCAGTCGGCACCAGCGGTTCGTGGTCGCCTGCTGGTCGGTATCTGCGGCAACGATGCTGCCGAAGGGCTGGTGCGACATGCCGCGCGGGTAGCGGAGCGTAGGCACCTGCCATGGTCGGCTGTGCATGTGAACACCGGGGCGAATCGCGGCGAGGCTGAGCTCGGCCACTTGCAGGCGGCTCAGCAGCTGGCAGAACGGCTCGGTGGCGAGGTGGTGGAGCTGCGTGGCGAGCGAGTCGCTCGGACCCTGATCGACCACGCCTATGAGCGACGCGCCACGTTGGTTCTGGTCGGCCGCTGTGATCAAGCACGACGGGGCCTGAAGCGCCTGTTCACACGCTCGGTCGCCGAGCAACTCATCGCCGCAGGCCAAGGGCTGGAAGTCAGTATTCTTGACCAACGGCGTGAGCGCGCGCCCTCGCGAACAGGGGACCAGACGAGGCAGCCGCTGGACTGGCGGACCTACCTGCTGGCGTTGCTGGCGACCTTAGTGGCGACCGGGGCCGCACTGGTGCTGTCGCGCTACCTCGCGCTACCCAACATCTCCCTGGTCTTTCTTGCAGCGGTACTGGTCGTGGCCGTACGTAGTAGCCTGGGTCCGGCGCTGGCCTGCGCGGGATTGTCGTTTCTGTTCTACGACTTTCTGTTCATCCCCCCCACCTTCACCTTTATTGTGGCGCGTCAGGAAGATGTGCTGACACTGTTGTTCTTCCTGCTGATGGCGGTCCTCACTGGCAATCTCGCCAGTCGCCAGCGCCGCCAGCTGCAGTCGTTGCGTCAGGCGCAAGCGCAGACGACGGCCCTGCTTGATCTTTCCCGTCGGCTGAGCGCCGCGACGGATGTTCAGGCGGTCTGTGCCGTTGCGGTTCACCAGCTTCAGTTGCTCCCGGATATCGAGGCCGTGGTGGCGACGCGTACGAAGAAGGCTGAGTGGTCGTTCAAGGGCGGTCCTCTGCCGGCTCTGAGCGACCAGGCGCTGGCGGCGGCCGAGTGGGCATGGAAACATGGGCAGCCTGCGGGGCAGGGGACCGATACCTTGCCGGGCGGGCAATGGTGGTGGCTGCCACTCAGCGGGGATGGGCAATCGCTGGGCTTGCTTGGTATTCAAGCTCTAGCTGCGACTCAGCTGCCGCCCCCGAAGCGTCGGCTCATAACCGCACTGGCTCAACCGCTGGCACAAGCGCTGGGGCGTGCGACGCTCGCTCATGAACTGGAAGCGGCCCGCCTGCATGGCCAGACCGAAGAGCTGCGCAGCGCCTTGCTGGCGTCCGTCTCACACGATTTGCGCACGCCGCTGACCGCGATGCGTGGCTCCATCGACTGCCTGGCCAGTTTGGGGCAGGGCATGAGCGAGGCTGACCGGCAAGATCTTCTGGAAACCACGCGGGACGAAGCGGAGCGCCTGGATCGCTATATCCAGAACCTCCTGGACATGACTCGTCTGGGTCATGGCGGGCTCAAACTTATTCGCGATTGGGTGACCCCTGCCGACATCGTCGCCAGTGCTTTGCAGCGCCTTCATCGGGTCCTGGCCGAGTTCAAGATTGAACTCAATGTCCCCAACAGGCTACCGCTGCTGTACGTCCATGCGGCGCTGATCGAGCAAGCGCTGGTCAATGTCCTGGAGAACGCTGCGCGTTTCTCATCGCCGGGTGGCTGTCTGCAAGTGGCTATTACGGTCGACGCGAAGGCGCTGCGTTTTGTCGTCAGCGATGAGGGGCCGGGTATTCCCGAAGCGGAGCGCGAGAAAATATTCGACATGTTCTACACGGCTGCGCGTGGCGATCGGGGCGGCCCGGGCACTGGGCTCGGTCTCGCCATTTGCCAGGGAATGATTGGTGCCCATGGCGGGCGCGTATCGGTCGATGACGGGCTCAACGGCAAAGGCGCAAGCGTGATCCTTGAACTGCCGCTGTCGCCGCAGCCGGAAATGGAGGAAGGCCTTTCGTGA
- the kdpB gene encoding potassium-transporting ATPase subunit KdpB, with translation MNVRQTALDSAEQQPATSFAALCKPALLQALVKLDPRRLARSPVMLVVELAAVATTLLCFLPDAAVSRPVAIQIALWLWFTVLFANFAEALAEGRGKARADSLKAGVQGLEARLRDDNGNYRQVAASSLRRGDVVRVEVGELIPGDGEVIEGIAAVNEAAITGESAPVIRESGGDRSAVTGNTRVVSDWLLVRISSDPGESTLDRMIALVEGAKRQKTPNEVALDVLLIGLTLIFLVVVATLQPFARFAGGDLPLVFLVALLVTLIPTTIGGLLSAIGIAGMDRLVRLNVIAKSGRAVEAAGDVQVLLLDKTGTITFGNRRCSAMVKAPGISTTELSHAALLSSLADDTAEGKSIVEYLRALAPMAEPSTQNVSNIPFSAETRLSGADHQGRRYRKGAVDAVLDHLDMTRDQVPPVLAREVEKIAQSGGTPLLVCADDRLLGAIHLKDVVKPGIRERFAELRQLGIRTVMVTGDNPLTAAAIAAEAGVDDLIAEATPQKKLQRIRQEQAEGKMVAMCGDGANDAPALAQADVGMAMNDGTQAAREAANLVDLDSDPTKLLDVVQVGKQLLVTRGALTTFSIANDVAKYFAILPALFIGIYPQLSALNLMQLHSPESAILSAIVFNALIIVVLIPLALRGVRIKAADAASLLRRNLLIYGLGGLLAPFVGIKLIDLLLTATGLV, from the coding sequence ATGAACGTCCGTCAAACGGCACTCGACAGTGCCGAGCAACAACCTGCCACATCCTTTGCTGCGCTGTGCAAACCGGCGCTGTTGCAGGCCCTGGTCAAACTCGACCCACGCCGGCTCGCCCGATCTCCGGTGATGCTGGTGGTCGAGCTCGCCGCTGTAGCGACCACGCTGCTGTGTTTCCTGCCTGACGCTGCGGTCAGTCGCCCGGTGGCAATACAGATAGCACTATGGCTGTGGTTCACCGTGCTCTTCGCCAATTTTGCCGAAGCGCTTGCCGAAGGGCGCGGCAAGGCACGGGCGGATAGCCTCAAGGCAGGCGTGCAGGGACTCGAGGCGCGACTGCGCGATGACAATGGCAATTACCGCCAGGTGGCTGCGAGCAGCCTGCGCCGCGGCGATGTGGTACGGGTCGAGGTCGGCGAGCTGATTCCCGGTGATGGGGAAGTCATCGAAGGCATCGCGGCTGTCAACGAGGCGGCGATCACCGGGGAGTCTGCACCGGTGATCCGCGAGTCGGGAGGGGATCGCTCGGCCGTAACGGGCAATACCCGCGTGGTGTCCGATTGGTTGCTGGTGCGCATCAGCAGCGATCCGGGCGAATCCACACTGGACCGAATGATCGCCCTGGTCGAGGGGGCCAAGCGGCAGAAGACGCCCAACGAGGTCGCGCTGGACGTCCTGTTGATCGGGTTGACGCTGATCTTTCTCGTGGTGGTCGCCACGTTGCAGCCATTCGCCCGTTTCGCCGGGGGCGATCTGCCATTGGTCTTTCTGGTTGCGCTGCTGGTGACATTGATTCCGACGACGATCGGCGGGCTGTTGTCGGCGATCGGGATCGCCGGCATGGATCGTCTGGTGCGGCTCAATGTGATCGCTAAATCGGGCCGGGCAGTGGAGGCGGCCGGCGACGTCCAGGTGCTGCTATTGGACAAGACCGGCACCATCACCTTTGGCAACCGGCGCTGCAGCGCGATGGTGAAGGCCCCAGGCATTTCCACCACCGAGCTGTCGCATGCGGCATTGCTCTCTTCGCTGGCGGACGACACGGCCGAAGGAAAATCTATCGTGGAATATCTGCGTGCCTTGGCGCCGATGGCGGAGCCGTCCACACAGAACGTCAGCAATATTCCATTCAGCGCGGAAACCCGTTTGTCTGGTGCCGATCACCAGGGCCGTCGCTATCGCAAAGGCGCGGTAGACGCTGTGCTTGACCATTTGGACATGACGCGGGATCAGGTTCCGCCAGTATTGGCGCGCGAGGTGGAAAAAATCGCTCAGAGTGGTGGCACGCCGTTGCTGGTGTGCGCTGATGATCGTTTGTTGGGCGCCATCCACCTCAAGGATGTCGTGAAGCCAGGCATACGCGAACGCTTCGCCGAGCTGCGCCAGCTGGGTATACGTACGGTGATGGTTACCGGGGATAACCCACTGACCGCAGCCGCGATTGCAGCCGAGGCAGGGGTCGACGACCTGATTGCCGAAGCGACGCCGCAGAAGAAACTGCAGCGCATTCGCCAGGAGCAGGCCGAGGGCAAGATGGTCGCTATGTGCGGCGATGGCGCCAACGATGCGCCAGCGCTGGCGCAGGCCGATGTCGGCATGGCGATGAACGATGGCACCCAGGCGGCGCGTGAGGCGGCGAATCTGGTCGACCTGGACTCCGATCCGACCAAGCTGCTCGACGTGGTTCAGGTGGGCAAGCAGCTGCTGGTGACACGGGGCGCGTTGACGACCTTTTCGATCGCCAACGACGTGGCGAAATACTTTGCCATCCTGCCGGCACTGTTCATCGGCATCTATCCGCAGCTCTCGGCACTGAACCTGATGCAGCTGCACAGCCCGGAGAGCGCAATCCTGTCCGCAATCGTGTTCAACGCGCTGATCATCGTCGTCCTGATCCCGCTGGCGCTGCGTGGCGTGCGCATCAAGGCGGCCGACGCAGCCAGCCTGCTACGGCGCAACCTATTGATCTACGGACTGGGCGGGCTGCTGGCTCCGTTCGTTGGGATCAAGCTGATCGATCTGCTACTGACCGCGACTGGTCTGGTCTGA